A single Verrucomicrobiia bacterium DNA region contains:
- a CDS encoding ADP-ribosylation factor-like protein has translation MAIINQATKELQVKVVYYGPGMCGKTTNLVQVHDHVQTQAGNKGKLVSLATSSDRTLFFDFLPIEAMSIKGFKTKFQLYTVPGQVIYNTTRQLVLRGVDGIVFCADSQYEKMQENVESFQNLQENLRNLRLNLDEIPYVLQYNKRDLPNAAPIEYMEFLLNNREVQVPSFPAAAHKCEGVFETLNMITRMLLHKYVNQGQPHYA, from the coding sequence ATGGCTATCATTAATCAGGCAACCAAAGAATTACAGGTCAAGGTCGTCTATTACGGTCCCGGCATGTGCGGGAAAACGACGAACCTTGTCCAGGTTCATGATCATGTGCAGACGCAGGCCGGGAACAAGGGTAAACTGGTCTCACTGGCCACGAGCTCGGACCGGACCTTGTTCTTCGATTTTCTGCCCATCGAGGCAATGTCCATCAAAGGCTTCAAAACGAAATTTCAGCTTTATACCGTGCCGGGGCAGGTGATTTACAACACCACGCGCCAGCTCGTGTTGCGCGGCGTGGATGGGATCGTTTTCTGCGCGGATTCGCAATACGAGAAGATGCAGGAGAATGTGGAGAGCTTCCAGAACCTGCAGGAGAACCTGCGTAATCTGCGGCTGAACCTGGATGAAATCCCTTACGTGTTGCAATACAACAAGCGGGATTTGCCGAATGCGGCGCCAATCGAGTACATGGAATTTTTGCTCAACAATCGAGAAGTGCAGGTGCCGTCGTTTCCGGCGGCCGCGCACAAATGCGAGGGCGTGTTCGAGACCTTGAACATGATCACGCGCATGTTGTTACACAAATACGTGAATCAAGGTCAACCGCACTATGCCTGA
- a CDS encoding roadblock/LC7 domain-containing protein: MPDMTTLPQLLEEDVQRMDRVLVDYLDRSDAVTALVIDKGGFLIAHQGDNRHFDLTTIGALASGAFMANQTIANLVHEDNFESVYQQGGKYSMFCASIDEHCLLMVIFPSKTGVGVVKYHAAEARNQIASQLKIAQQRDPGRGVDLSVLNLADPSEVFRRKL, translated from the coding sequence ATGCCTGACATGACTACGTTACCGCAATTATTGGAAGAAGACGTCCAACGGATGGATCGCGTCCTGGTGGATTACCTGGACCGGAGCGACGCCGTGACCGCACTGGTCATTGACAAAGGCGGATTCCTGATCGCGCATCAAGGGGACAACCGACACTTTGATTTGACCACCATTGGCGCGCTGGCCTCCGGTGCGTTTATGGCCAACCAGACCATCGCCAATCTGGTGCATGAGGACAACTTCGAGAGCGTGTATCAACAGGGCGGCAAATACAGCATGTTCTGCGCAAGCATTGACGAGCATTGCCTCTTGATGGTGATCTTCCCGTCCAAAACCGGCGTCGGCGTGGTGAAATATCATGCGGCCGAAGCGCGGAATCAAATCGCCAGCCAACTCAAGATCGCGCAACAACGCGATCCGGGTCGCGGGGTGGATTTGTCCGTGTTGAATCTGGCGGATCCCAGCGAAGTTTTCCGGCGCAAGCTCTGA
- a CDS encoding acetylxylan esterase translates to MKFIRSVLLALVALPLALPAVEPETHTLDTLRTFTPPTSRSEWEARAQDIREQVRISCGLWLQPEKTPLNAQVSGRIEHEDYTVERVTFESCPGFYVGGNLYRPRGQGAGPFPAVLNPHGHWSNGRLTDGQDGSIPGRCINLAKQGIIAFAYDMVGYNDTSFANYPRAGQPGADFGSRHRFFGTNALCQLWNISLMGLQTWNSIRALDFLESLPDVDKSRLGCTGASGGGTQTFILGAIENRLVVQAPVCMVSHSMQGGCLCENAPGLRVKFSNMDIAAAAAPRPQILIAATGDWTKDTPTVEGPAVASAYEILGVPDQLRHLRFNFDHNYNQTSREAVYAWLNRWLLDAPDAQSLAEKPYTKDPDQELRVWPDDQLPADAITDQQLMDYLKTQHRVQLANGQPKQKRDFDAFRSTMQPLWRHTLQADWPITETQLNLKPVRAGDGWAAMEFSIRSENNADAVTAIRFQPDKPRRRSSKANRVIVLAHENGAQRYCAAEQNPQGLAAALLKEGYPVVVISEFSSGPAADPFKNFYTTYNRTRLQQRVGDLLTVCDSVRKLFPSGQAAPRVILCGEGRAGWWSLLAAPGAQAVVADLNNLSTGGEAAWLDDDLFCPGLLSLGGFETAALLAAPQPLAIHNTGDQFEQSAIQQGYQALRATRDFTVQREPATDKQILNWLTKL, encoded by the coding sequence ATGAAATTTATCCGCTCGGTCTTGCTTGCTCTCGTCGCGTTACCGTTGGCACTCCCGGCCGTCGAGCCGGAAACGCACACGTTGGACACCTTGCGCACCTTTACGCCACCGACCTCACGCAGCGAGTGGGAAGCGCGCGCCCAGGACATTCGCGAACAGGTGCGGATCAGTTGCGGTCTGTGGCTGCAGCCGGAAAAGACGCCGCTCAACGCGCAAGTTTCCGGACGCATCGAACATGAAGATTACACGGTGGAACGGGTGACGTTCGAAAGTTGTCCGGGGTTTTATGTAGGCGGAAATCTTTATCGTCCCCGTGGACAGGGCGCCGGACCATTTCCCGCCGTACTCAATCCGCACGGCCATTGGAGCAACGGTCGCCTGACCGACGGCCAGGACGGTTCCATTCCGGGGCGCTGCATCAACCTCGCCAAACAGGGCATCATCGCGTTCGCCTATGACATGGTCGGTTACAACGACACGAGCTTTGCCAATTACCCACGCGCCGGTCAGCCGGGAGCCGACTTTGGATCGCGACACCGGTTTTTTGGCACGAACGCACTATGCCAACTCTGGAACATCAGCTTGATGGGTTTGCAAACCTGGAATTCCATCCGCGCGCTGGACTTCCTTGAATCACTGCCGGATGTGGATAAATCGCGTCTCGGTTGCACCGGTGCCTCGGGGGGTGGCACGCAGACTTTCATTCTGGGCGCGATCGAAAACCGCCTGGTGGTGCAAGCACCTGTCTGCATGGTTTCCCATTCCATGCAGGGCGGTTGTCTCTGTGAAAACGCGCCGGGGTTACGCGTGAAATTCTCCAACATGGACATTGCGGCCGCCGCCGCACCACGCCCGCAAATTCTGATTGCCGCCACGGGAGATTGGACCAAGGACACGCCGACGGTGGAGGGACCGGCGGTGGCCAGCGCGTATGAAATACTCGGCGTTCCCGATCAATTGCGCCACCTCCGTTTCAACTTTGACCACAATTACAATCAAACCAGCCGCGAAGCCGTTTACGCCTGGCTGAACCGATGGTTGCTGGACGCGCCGGACGCGCAATCCCTGGCTGAAAAACCCTATACCAAGGATCCGGACCAAGAGCTGCGCGTGTGGCCGGATGACCAGTTGCCCGCCGACGCGATTACGGATCAGCAATTGATGGATTACTTGAAAACGCAGCACCGCGTCCAGTTGGCCAACGGGCAGCCAAAACAGAAACGCGACTTCGATGCGTTCCGTTCCACCATGCAGCCGCTCTGGCGACATACGCTGCAAGCGGACTGGCCCATCACGGAAACCCAACTCAATCTCAAACCGGTGCGCGCGGGAGACGGCTGGGCAGCCATGGAATTCAGCATTCGTTCCGAGAACAACGCGGACGCGGTCACAGCAATCCGGTTTCAGCCCGATAAACCCCGGCGCCGATCCAGCAAAGCCAACCGGGTGATCGTATTGGCGCATGAGAATGGCGCGCAGCGATATTGTGCCGCGGAACAAAATCCGCAAGGCTTGGCGGCGGCCTTGCTCAAGGAGGGTTATCCGGTCGTGGTCATTTCCGAATTCTCGTCCGGCCCCGCAGCGGATCCTTTCAAGAATTTTTACACCACCTACAATCGCACCCGCCTCCAACAGCGTGTTGGTGATCTGCTCACCGTTTGCGACAGCGTCCGCAAACTGTTCCCCTCCGGCCAAGCCGCGCCGCGAGTGATCTTGTGCGGTGAAGGTCGCGCCGGTTGGTGGTCGCTGTTGGCTGCGCCGGGCGCGCAAGCCGTGGTCGCTGATTTGAACAATCTATCAACCGGTGGGGAAGCCGCCTGGCTGGATGACGATCTGTTTTGCCCGGGGTTGCTCAGCCTGGGCGGATTTGAAACCGCCGCGTTGCTGGCGGCGCCGCAGCCGTTGGCGATTCATAACACCGGCGACCAATTCGAGCAGAGTGCCATTCAACAAGGCTATCAAGCACTCCGCGCGACACGTGACTTCACGGTTCAGAGGGAGCCGGCGACTGACAAGCAAATCCTAAACTGGTTGACCAAGTTGTAA
- a CDS encoding DUF5989 family protein: MWGFLRHNKKWWLIPILVVFLIFGLLILLAGTGVAPFIYTLF, translated from the coding sequence CTGTGGGGTTTCCTGCGTCACAACAAGAAGTGGTGGCTGATTCCCATTCTGGTGGTTTTCCTGATTTTCGGTTTGCTGATCCTGCTGGCGGGCACGGGTGTTGCCCCGTTCATCTACACGCTTTTTTAA
- a CDS encoding SxtJ family membrane protein, which produces MKWTDLRKPPSQKVLRQFAGAGLGFGLLVAGQQWMKYGHQTAALILVSVAVLIGGVGLIHPAAIRWGYTAAMLIAFPIGWVVSQLVLALIFYGLITPLALVFRWRGRDMLLRARPDSQSLWLSKEQPQDLRRYFRQY; this is translated from the coding sequence ATGAAATGGACCGACCTGCGGAAGCCGCCGAGTCAGAAAGTCTTGCGTCAATTCGCCGGCGCCGGGTTGGGGTTCGGACTGCTCGTCGCCGGCCAACAATGGATGAAGTATGGGCATCAAACTGCCGCGCTGATCCTGGTGAGCGTTGCCGTGCTTATCGGCGGAGTGGGTTTGATTCACCCCGCCGCCATTCGCTGGGGCTACACGGCGGCAATGCTCATCGCCTTTCCCATCGGCTGGGTCGTTTCGCAACTCGTCTTGGCGCTGATTTTTTACGGACTAATCACCCCGCTGGCGTTGGTCTTCCGCTGGCGCGGACGCGATATGCTCCTGCGCGCCCGACCGGATTCACAAAGTTTGTGGCTGTCGAAAGAGCAACCCCAAGACCTGCGCCGATATTTTCGCCAGTACTAA
- a CDS encoding carbamoyltransferase yields the protein MTTILGISAFYHDSAAALLVDGEIVAAAQEERFTRQKHDATFPTQAVAYCLQEAGLDAKDLDYIVFYDKPLTKFERLLETYLAHAPAGFRSFRLAVPIWLKDKLHLRRTLRCHLPQARHVPLVFTDHHESHAASAFFPSPFERAAILTVDGVGEWSTATLGVGEGNRLRLQAQLQFPHSVGLLYSAFTYYCGFKVNSGEYKLMGLAPYGQPSYRDLILRELLELKPDGSFWMDQDYFNYCQGLTMTSAKFHRCFGGPPRQPESPLEQRHMDLAASIQAVTEEIMLRMAREAHRRTAMKHLVLAGGVALNCVANGRLLREGPFENIWIQPAAGDAGAALGAALFVWHQLLEKPRVPRGYDAQKGSLLGPHFSNGEIESFLRETEATYTRFDDEARLLAAVASWLAEGKIIGWFQGRMEFGPRALGARSILGDPRDPAMQAKMNLRIKFRESFRPFAPCVLREHAVDYFALRSDQESPYMLLVADLLEKHRRQLSEAQVHQMRTDPDLRQRINIVRSTLPAVTHVDYSARLQTVDAARHGRFYRLLKAFMEQTGCPVLVNTSFNIRGEPIVGSPRDAYHCFLATDLDVLVLEDFVLHKEHQKNKLTPAQRTQHLTRFELD from the coding sequence ATGACCACCATATTGGGCATCTCGGCATTTTATCACGACAGCGCGGCCGCATTGTTGGTAGATGGCGAGATCGTGGCTGCCGCTCAAGAGGAACGGTTTACCCGGCAGAAGCACGATGCGACCTTCCCCACCCAAGCCGTGGCTTACTGTTTGCAGGAAGCCGGCTTGGATGCCAAGGACCTCGACTACATCGTCTTTTATGACAAACCGCTCACGAAATTTGAACGGTTGCTGGAAACCTATCTCGCTCACGCTCCCGCCGGCTTCCGCAGTTTCCGCCTCGCCGTACCCATTTGGTTGAAGGACAAACTGCACCTGCGCCGCACCTTGCGTTGCCATCTTCCGCAAGCCCGACACGTACCGCTGGTTTTCACCGACCATCACGAAAGCCATGCGGCGAGCGCGTTCTTTCCCAGCCCCTTCGAGCGGGCCGCAATTCTGACGGTGGACGGCGTGGGTGAATGGAGCACGGCCACGTTGGGCGTGGGCGAAGGAAACCGGTTGCGACTGCAAGCCCAACTGCAATTTCCACATTCGGTGGGATTGCTCTATTCCGCGTTTACGTATTACTGCGGTTTCAAGGTCAACAGCGGCGAATACAAGCTCATGGGACTTGCGCCCTACGGCCAGCCGAGCTACCGCGATTTAATTCTCCGCGAACTGCTTGAACTGAAACCCGACGGCAGTTTCTGGATGGATCAGGACTACTTCAATTATTGCCAGGGATTAACCATGACCAGCGCGAAGTTCCATCGTTGCTTCGGCGGTCCGCCGCGTCAGCCCGAGTCACCTCTGGAACAACGGCACATGGATCTGGCCGCCAGCATTCAGGCGGTCACCGAAGAAATTATGCTGCGCATGGCCCGCGAAGCCCACCGCCGGACCGCGATGAAGCATCTGGTCCTGGCCGGCGGTGTCGCACTCAATTGCGTCGCCAACGGTCGCTTGTTACGTGAAGGGCCATTTGAAAACATCTGGATTCAACCAGCCGCGGGTGACGCCGGCGCGGCGCTGGGTGCGGCGCTGTTTGTCTGGCATCAGCTCCTGGAAAAGCCCCGCGTGCCGCGCGGTTACGACGCCCAAAAAGGCAGCTTGCTCGGACCGCATTTTTCCAATGGAGAAATCGAAAGTTTTCTACGCGAGACCGAGGCAACTTATACCCGGTTTGACGACGAAGCTCGCCTGCTGGCGGCGGTGGCGAGCTGGCTTGCGGAGGGAAAAATCATCGGTTGGTTTCAGGGTCGCATGGAGTTCGGCCCGCGCGCGCTCGGAGCGCGCAGCATTCTGGGTGATCCCCGCGACCCCGCCATGCAGGCCAAAATGAACCTGCGCATCAAATTCCGGGAAAGTTTTCGTCCGTTTGCACCCTGCGTGCTGCGGGAACACGCCGTGGATTATTTCGCACTCCGTTCCGACCAAGAAAGCCCCTACATGCTGCTCGTTGCCGACCTCTTGGAAAAACACCGCCGACAACTCTCCGAAGCTCAGGTTCATCAAATGCGGACCGATCCCGATCTGCGTCAACGGATCAACATCGTGCGTTCCACACTACCCGCCGTAACCCATGTGGATTACAGCGCCCGTTTGCAAACGGTGGACGCCGCCCGGCACGGCCGGTTTTATCGTCTGCTGAAGGCCTTCATGGAACAGACCGGTTGTCCGGTATTGGTCAACACCAGCTTCAACATCCGCGGTGAACCCATTGTCGGCTCGCCACGCGACGCCTACCATTGCTTTCTGGCCACGGACTTGGACGTACTCGTTCTGGAAGATTTTGTGTTGCACAAGGAACATCAGAAAAACAAACTCACCCCGGCACAACGCACACAACATTTGACCCGATTTGAACTCGATTAG
- a CDS encoding PKD domain-containing protein — protein sequence MKSALRCVTQPTPVLLSLILAGLGTTTAWTAQRYVSLTGGHVAPFTDWANAATNIQDAIDVSSDGDVVWVTNGVYNTGGKLTPPQPPPSPNLPPVTSMLTNRVTVDKAITVQSVNGAEATIIQGYWQPGITNGPMAIRCAWLTNGATLRGFTLRGGATLSGGLNFDMSGGGVFCTSSNDTFVLDCIITDNVAFRIGGGVYSGFLNCCVIAQNTVRFRPAISPGAVQGAVLNNCLITENQCGGISLSKATNCAIVRNVSVRDRDDVAVVNSILHQCTVALNTGGGVSEGLAVNSIIWNNWSVLYPTHVIIRNYLGRLPVMSFCCTYPLPSGTGNIADDPQLLDDGIHLAATSPCRGAGDPTQIIGTDWDGQPWADPPAMGCDEWHPDALAGKPRPRPSARNGQVRLSAPAAGAAPFTATWSKDGVVLTSGNKYSAADSPDLLVNAFDPTDAGAYQVVISNAAGTSTSAVAQVTVHCVDVAGANPQPPYLDWSTAATNIQAAVDVAQAGAVILVTNGIYNSGSRLSDFDLSQHRVEVDKAVLVTSVNGPEVTYIDGVREGTMEAKMRCAWLTEAAGLSGFTLRDGSTTSPFREGGGVLCQGPSSELGNCVITNCRSAGRGGAILGGRADNCILIGNESAWDGGGAAVCQLRNCLIKGNSSGLEGGGAISSELFNCTVVNNSTTNSGGGIANSKAVNSIIYFNQAEANNNNTNDNVYASEVSYSCAAPLPDGAGNITGDPQFVDGFHLAATSPCRGAGLVSAASSFDLDGDPWSNPPSMGCDEVVEAAFVGPLTVTLTIPHPQVAAAIPQLLTGEINGRAARIEWAFGDGVIATNLSYQTGYAWATPGTYTVTLTAYNADHPSGVSAQATVEVQPWLSPQLGVGAWRNGQYTLSFTSQFGLTYVVEQTTNLTPPITWQPLQTVPGTGGLIQLTNSSAAGPMRFYRVHTE from the coding sequence ATGAAGAGCGCTCTCCGCTGCGTCACCCAACCAACACCCGTTCTGCTGAGTCTGATTCTGGCCGGGCTGGGCACCACCACGGCCTGGACGGCTCAGCGGTATGTCTCCCTGACCGGCGGGCATGTCGCGCCGTTTACGGACTGGGCCAATGCCGCCACAAACATTCAGGATGCCATTGACGTTTCCAGCGACGGCGATGTCGTCTGGGTCACCAACGGCGTTTACAACACCGGCGGCAAACTGACGCCGCCGCAACCGCCGCCCTCTCCCAACTTACCTCCGGTGACCTCAATGCTCACCAACCGAGTGACGGTGGACAAAGCGATTACGGTGCAGAGCGTGAACGGAGCGGAAGCCACTATTATTCAGGGTTACTGGCAACCCGGAATCACCAACGGCCCCATGGCAATCCGCTGTGCATGGTTGACCAACGGTGCGACCCTGCGCGGTTTTACTCTGCGCGGCGGCGCTACACTGAGTGGCGGACTGAATTTTGACATGAGTGGCGGCGGGGTTTTTTGCACCTCTTCGAACGATACCTTCGTGCTCGATTGCATCATCACCGATAACGTTGCTTTTAGGATCGGGGGCGGCGTCTATTCCGGTTTTCTGAACTGTTGTGTGATTGCACAGAACACCGTTCGGTTCAGGCCCGCCATATCTCCGGGTGCCGTTCAAGGCGCGGTATTGAATAATTGTTTGATCACGGAGAATCAGTGCGGCGGCATCAGCCTGTCCAAAGCCACCAACTGCGCCATCGTCAGAAATGTCTCCGTCAGGGATCGGGACGACGTAGCAGTTGTGAATAGCATCCTGCACCAATGCACCGTGGCTCTCAACACCGGGGGAGGCGTATCTGAAGGTTTGGCAGTGAACTCCATCATTTGGAATAATTGGTCAGTCCTGTACCCCACCCATGTCATCATCCGCAACTACCTTGGGCGACTCCCGGTCATGAGTTTCTGTTGCACTTATCCGTTGCCATCCGGCACCGGCAATATTGCCGACGATCCGCAATTGCTGGATGACGGCATTCATCTGGCCGCCACTTCGCCGTGTCGTGGCGCGGGTGATCCGACGCAGATCATCGGCACGGATTGGGATGGTCAACCCTGGGCCGATCCGCCCGCCATGGGTTGCGATGAATGGCATCCCGACGCCTTGGCGGGCAAACCGCGCCCCCGGCCCAGCGCCCGCAATGGACAGGTGCGATTGAGTGCCCCGGCCGCCGGTGCGGCGCCGTTCACCGCCACTTGGAGCAAGGACGGAGTGGTCCTGACCAGCGGAAACAAGTACTCGGCCGCTGATTCGCCTGACTTGCTGGTGAACGCGTTTGATCCGACAGATGCAGGGGCGTATCAAGTCGTCATTAGCAATGCGGCGGGTACCTCCACCAGCGCGGTTGCGCAAGTGACAGTTCATTGCGTTGACGTGGCTGGGGCCAATCCGCAGCCACCGTATCTTGACTGGAGTACGGCCGCAACGAACATCCAAGCTGCGGTTGATGTCGCCCAGGCGGGCGCCGTCATTCTGGTCACCAATGGTATCTACAACTCTGGCAGCCGTCTTTCAGACTTTGATCTTAGCCAACATCGGGTGGAAGTGGACAAGGCGGTACTCGTTACCAGCGTGAACGGCCCTGAAGTCACCTACATCGACGGTGTCCGCGAAGGAACAATGGAAGCCAAGATGCGCTGCGCCTGGCTAACTGAAGCGGCGGGGTTGAGTGGCTTCACGTTGCGCGACGGCAGCACCACCTCGCCCTTTCGTGAAGGTGGTGGTGTTTTATGTCAGGGGCCATCGTCCGAGTTGGGCAACTGCGTCATTACCAATTGTCGCTCGGCAGGCCGAGGTGGCGCCATACTTGGTGGTCGAGCGGACAACTGTATCCTGATCGGGAATGAATCAGCCTGGGACGGCGGCGGTGCCGCAGTCTGCCAACTGCGCAACTGTCTGATTAAAGGTAACAGCAGCGGCCTCGAAGGTGGTGGGGCCATTAGCAGCGAGCTGTTCAATTGCACCGTGGTCAATAACTCCACTACCAACAGTGGTGGCGGCATCGCGAATTCCAAGGCTGTTAATAGCATCATTTACTTTAATCAAGCGGAGGCAAACAATAACAACACCAATGACAATGTGTATGCTTCCGAGGTGTCGTATTCGTGCGCTGCACCCTTGCCTGACGGTGCGGGCAATATCACCGGAGACCCGCAGTTCGTAGATGGTTTCCACCTGGCCGCTACTTCGCCGTGTCGCGGCGCGGGTCTGGTGTCAGCCGCCAGCAGTTTTGACCTGGACGGTGATCCTTGGAGTAATCCGCCATCCATGGGTTGCGACGAGGTTGTGGAAGCCGCCTTCGTTGGCCCGTTGACCGTGACGCTCACGATTCCGCATCCGCAAGTCGCCGCGGCGATACCGCAATTACTGACGGGAGAAATCAACGGGCGAGCCGCCCGGATCGAGTGGGCGTTTGGCGACGGCGTCATCGCCACGAATTTATCCTACCAAACCGGGTATGCCTGGGCGACGCCCGGCACTTACACCGTAACCTTGACCGCTTACAACGCAGATCATCCGAGCGGCGTTTCGGCCCAAGCCACGGTGGAAGTGCAACCGTGGTTGTCGCCGCAACTTGGCGTCGGCGCCTGGCGCAACGGGCAATATACTCTGTCGTTTACGAGCCAGTTTGGATTGACCTACGTGGTGGAGCAGACCACCAATCTGACGCCGCCGATCACCTGGCAGCCCCTGCAAACGGTTCCGGGCACGGGCGGTTTGATCCAACTGACCAACTCATCAGCCGCCGGCCCCATGCGTTTCTACCGCGTGCATACCGAATAG
- a CDS encoding Gfo/Idh/MocA family oxidoreductase, with the protein MKKLNVGIIGYGWVATAHIPAINASSLGQVTAVCSRRPLDGGALSRQYGCDITVYNDLEVMLANPEIQVVSICSMPSLHVRQAVRAARAGKHLILEKPLALSLKDLHTLQQAVRQARVKTCAGFELRYSSQFQTTRTVLEAGVLGKLHYAEVDYYHGIGPWYGQFRWNVKRNEGGSALLSAGCHALDALLFCMGGEVESVASYSAKSANPTFRAYEYPTTSTTILKFKDGRIGKTAVSIDCFQPYYLHTHLVGSEGSLLDNKFHSNKLGTNKQQWSELALKLADSGDVSDHPYAAQFEAFFKAIADGKEMPFTNLESAAKTHEIIFAADKSAATGKPVRL; encoded by the coding sequence ATGAAAAAACTCAATGTAGGAATTATCGGTTACGGTTGGGTCGCCACCGCGCACATTCCGGCCATCAACGCCAGTTCGCTGGGGCAGGTTACTGCGGTTTGTTCCCGTCGGCCGCTGGACGGCGGCGCGCTCAGTCGGCAATACGGTTGCGACATCACGGTTTACAATGACTTGGAGGTGATGCTGGCGAATCCCGAGATTCAGGTCGTCTCGATTTGCAGCATGCCCAGTTTGCACGTGCGGCAGGCGGTGCGCGCGGCGCGCGCGGGCAAGCATTTGATTTTGGAAAAACCGCTGGCGCTTTCGCTCAAGGATTTGCACACGTTGCAACAAGCGGTGCGACAGGCGCGCGTGAAAACCTGCGCCGGATTTGAGCTGCGTTATTCCAGTCAATTTCAAACCACCCGCACCGTCCTGGAAGCCGGAGTCCTCGGCAAATTGCATTATGCGGAAGTGGATTATTATCACGGTATCGGTCCGTGGTACGGCCAATTCCGTTGGAACGTGAAACGTAACGAGGGCGGCAGCGCGTTGCTTTCCGCCGGTTGCCACGCCCTGGACGCCTTGCTCTTTTGCATGGGTGGCGAAGTGGAAAGCGTCGCGAGCTACAGCGCCAAATCGGCTAATCCCACTTTCCGCGCCTACGAGTATCCCACCACCAGCACCACGATCTTGAAGTTCAAGGACGGGCGCATCGGCAAGACGGCGGTGTCCATTGATTGTTTCCAACCTTACTACCTGCACACGCATCTGGTCGGCAGCGAGGGATCGCTCCTGGATAACAAATTTCATTCCAACAAACTGGGCACGAACAAGCAGCAGTGGAGTGAGTTGGCGCTGAAGCTGGCGGATTCCGGCGACGTTTCGGATCACCCGTACGCCGCGCAATTTGAAGCCTTCTTCAAGGCGATCGCCGACGGGAAGGAAATGCCATTCACCAATCTCGAATCTGCCGCCAAAACCCACGAGATTATTTTTGCGGCGGATAAATCGGCCGCCACGGGGAAACCGGTGCGACTCTAA
- a CDS encoding PIG-L family deacetylase: MPKPTALAIVAHPDDIEFSMAGTLVLLQRAGFEIHYQTLANGCHGSQEYGPRQLARLRLGEAKRAAKVLGAHFHPPFVNDMEIFYDLKLVRRVAAVIREVQPTIVLTHPPVDYMEDHTNTCRVVVSAAFTHAMPNFQSLPPRPTADYDLTIYHCIPHSMRDPLRRLTPPEIFVNITDTQPVKRRALLEHKSQIAWLVASQGMDSFDAKIEADARLLGKLSKKFKLAEGWSRHLHYGFSANEVDPLRDALGKNYALNRSYQKFLG, translated from the coding sequence ATGCCCAAACCCACCGCCCTCGCCATCGTCGCGCATCCGGACGACATCGAATTTTCCATGGCCGGCACGCTCGTGCTGCTGCAACGCGCCGGTTTCGAAATCCATTACCAGACCCTGGCCAACGGTTGTCATGGCAGTCAGGAGTACGGTCCACGGCAGTTGGCGCGCCTTCGTCTGGGCGAAGCCAAACGCGCGGCCAAAGTCCTGGGCGCGCACTTCCATCCGCCGTTCGTCAACGACATGGAGATTTTTTATGACCTCAAATTGGTCCGGCGCGTGGCGGCGGTCATCCGCGAGGTGCAACCCACGATTGTGCTGACGCATCCGCCGGTGGATTACATGGAGGATCACACCAACACCTGTCGCGTGGTCGTTTCAGCGGCCTTCACTCACGCGATGCCGAACTTCCAATCGCTTCCGCCCCGGCCAACGGCCGATTACGATCTAACCATTTACCATTGCATTCCGCACTCGATGCGCGATCCGCTGCGCCGCCTGACGCCACCGGAAATTTTCGTGAATATCACCGACACGCAACCGGTGAAGCGGCGCGCCTTGTTGGAGCACAAGAGCCAGATCGCGTGGTTGGTCGCCAGTCAGGGCATGGATTCCTTTGACGCAAAGATTGAGGCGGACGCCAGATTGCTCGGCAAACTCTCGAAGAAGTTCAAACTGGCGGAAGGGTGGTCGCGCCATTTGCATTACGGTTTCAGCGCGAACGAAGTGGATCCGCTGCGGGATGCTTTGGGGAAAAACTACGCGCTCAATCGCTCCTACCAAAAATTCCTCGGCTGA